In the Aster yellows witches'-broom phytoplasma AYWB genome, CCCAAAACACCAAAATAATACCCTTAAAACACAATTCCCTATCTTCCAAATTAATTATCTCAACGAACAAAAAGACTATATTAAAGAATTAATAAGTAAGATACCCATAGACAAACTAGACACTTTGAAATTATATAAATTAGATGACAAAAAAGTAGATAAATATAACAATCCTATAAAAACAAATTATAAAAAAGGATTAAATGTTATTTATTATCAATTGGAAGATTTAAAACACATCAAATTATTTTTAACCAAAAATAAACAAGGCTATCGGGTTAAAAAAATACATCCCATGTATAAATATATATCCAAAATCAAATAAACACTTCACTAACAGTTTTATAACACTTCACTAACAGTTTTATAACACTTCACTAACAGTTTTATAACACTTCACTAACAGTTTTATAACACTTCACTAACAGTTTTATAACACTTTCAATATCTAAAATACTTTAAAAAACCAACCTTTTTAAGGAGTGATATTTTATATATTATATCGATAATGATAATGATACTCGATATTTGATATTATCGTTGTATCTTTTATCTATCATTATTATTTTTCGATATATAAATAACTCCCTATTTTTCCTTTCCATTATAAATATAGTTGTTTAAAATTATCCAAACACAATACCCTAACGCGCTGAAGCGCTAATAACAATCATAAGTACACACAAACACAATAAAGAATAAATAAAAATCCCCCAGTTGCGCGCGACCCCCTTTTTTAAATAAATATAATCATTCAGAGTTATAATGGTTATGTATATGATATAAAAAAAGGAAACAATATTTAAATCATGAAAAAAATAGCTAAAATAATAGAAAAAGAAATCCACAAAAATAAATTATTACAAACTCTAATGAAAAAAAATCAAAAAACTGATAAAAAAACAGTTTTTGAATTAGTTAAACAATTTAATCAAAAACTAAATTTAACAACCATTTTAAAAACTATCCGAACAAAAAGAAGCACTTATTATTATTGGTTGAAAGTCGAAAATCAAATCAAAGCCAAAAAAGAAAAATATTTATTACAACAAAATCGCATTAAAGCTTTATGTTTACACGAACAATATTTTTACGGTCATCGTAAAATCACTGATTTATACCAAAAAACTTTTAATGAACTCATTACCAAGAAAAAAGTTTATACTATTATGAAAGAAAACGGTATTTTTTGTCGTTTAAGAATTAAAAAAAATAAATATAATTATAAAAATAATTTAAAAGCTAAATTAAAAGTAGTAGATAATTTAATTAATCAAGATTTTATATCAATAGCCCCTTTACAAAAACTCTTTACAGATATCACTTATTTCAAAACTCCACAAGGATTTTTATATTTTTCTTGTATTATTGATTCTTTTAACAACCAAATCATCGCTTCCCACACTTCAAAATATCAAAATAAAGAATTAGTTTTAAATACAATCAAAAAATTACCTCCATTAAAAGAACCTTGTATTATTCACTCAGACCAAGGAACAGTTTATCAATCACAAAAAGTCCAACAAACTTTAACGAAAAAAGGTTTTTTAATCAGTATGTCAAGAAAAGCAACTCCACGTGATAACGCCGTAATTGAAAACTTTTTCGGCCAAATGAAAACAATCTTACAACATCAACATCCTTTTTTATTTCAAAAATCAACCAAAAAAGTAAAAAAAATAATCAATTATTTCCCTAATTTTTGGAATAATCAATGGATTTTAGCTAAATTAAATTATTTATCTCCTTCTCAATATTGTCAAAATCTTATATAAATTATTTTTTAATTTATTTTAATGTTTAGCCTTGAAAAAGAGGTTACCTTTTTGCACATTTTTTGACCAAAATAACATAATTACGTAAAAAAATAATTATAATTTCATTTTCTTAACGGAATTTTAACTTTTTTTACTTAAATATATAGTGTAAGGTAAAATATTTAAAAAAAATATCTTTTTGAAACTAAAGAATTATCAAAAAAAGTTTATACACTTTTTTAAATAAAAACAATATTTCCTTAGTTTGAAAAGATATGAAATTATCTAATTATTTTTAAGTCTTAAAGAATAATTTTAGAGACAAAAGTTGTCTAAAAAAAACGTAACAGTGCAAATATACTCATAAAAAAAATTTAATTAAAATCTAAATATACAAAGGAAAGAAAAAATGTTCAAAAAACCATTAGCATTTGCTTTGCGTCCGTCAACAATAACTGATATCATTGGACAAAGTCATCTTATTAATGATCAAAATGGTATTATTTCGAGAATGTTAAAAAATAATTACGCTAGTTCTTTAATTTTTTATGGTGTTCCAGGTATTGGAAAAAGTAGCCTTGCCCAGGTATTAGCTAATGATTTACAAATTAAGTATGATATTTTTAATGCTGCAATTGATAAAAAATCTAAGTTAGAAAAAATTATTCAACAAGCATTAAATTTTAAAAAATTTATTCTTATTATAGAAGAAATCCATAGAATGAATAAAGATCGTCAAGATATTTTATTGCAATACTTAGAAAACGGTCATTTAATTATGTTTGCTTGCACTACTGAAAACCCATATTTTGTAATTAATCCGAGTATTCGTTCAAGAGTTAACATCATTAAATTAGAAAGAATTACGACCGAAGAAATGTTAACAGGATTAAATAAGTTAATCGTTAATAAAAAACTACCATTAAATATTCTACAAGATGCTTTATTATTGATTTGTCAATTGTCTAGTGGGGATTTACGTATTGCCATTAATATGTTAGAATTGTGTTTACATTTATATCCTGGAGAAGAAATTACAAAAAAAATTATTAAAAAAATTTCTTCATCAGCTAATTTAATAAATTTTAAAGATAACGATGAGCATCACAATTTAAAGTCAGCATTACAAAAATCTATTAGAGGTAGTGATGTTGATGCAGCTTTACATTATTTTGCAAGATTATTAGCAAGTGGTGATCATGAAGCGTTAATAAGAAGAATGTTAATTACCGCTTATGAAGATATTGGATTAGCTAATCCAATGATTATTATACATGTAAAAACAGCGATTGATGCTTTTCGTCAAATTGGATTACCAGAAGGACGTATTCCTTTAGGATTGGCAATTATTGAAATGTGTTTAAGCGAAAAATCAAATAGTGCTTATTTAGCATCTAATAAAGCTTATGAAGATGTTCTGCAAGGTAATGTTTTTAATATACCAAAACATTTACAAGATACTAGTTATAATTCAGCAAGTAAATTAGGTATTGGTTTTGATTATAAATATCCTCATAATTTTCCAAATAATTATGTTAATCAACAATATTTACCACAAGAAATAAAAGAATTGATTTATTATATACCTAAATTACACAGCGAGTATGAAAAAAAAATTAATAAAATACATGAAAAATTTAAACAAAATATATAATGTTTTAAAATTTTTTAATAATTCCGAACAAGGTTTCTGATTATAATGGTTATCTTTGGTAACAAAATTTACAAAAAAAGTTTTTAATTAGTATCTATCGTACTAGTTGTCTCAATTATAATTAGATGAACTAATATTAATTTAGCAATTTAAAATAGTATTTTCAAGAATTTAAACGTTTTTATAATCAAAAATGGTTAATTAAAAAAACTTAATTAACAAAACTCCTTAATTTTTTTAAAAAATCAAACTATTAATAATAAAATAAAGATTTAATTAAATAGATTATATTTTATCTATTTATAGTTATTAAATAAGCGCTTTAGCGCGCTAATCTTTTTGTTTAATATATAATAATCAATACTTGGTAAGGCAATTAATTTAAAAAATTAAAGTTGATTTGATGATTGAAATAAATTAAAAAAATAAAATTACCTAAAAAGAGGTTTCTATTATATCAATAAATAATAATGATATAAAAAAGGGAAACGATATTTAAATCATGAAAAAAATAGAAAAAATAATAGAAAAAGAAATCCACAAAAATAAATTATTACAAGCTCTAATGAAAAAAAATCAAAAAACTGATAAAAAAACAGTTTTTGAATTAGTTAAACAATTTAATCAAAAACTAAATTTAACAACCATTTTAAAAACTATCCGAACAAAAAGAAGCACTTATTATTATTGGTTGAAAGTCGAAAATCAAATCAAAGCCAAAAAAGAAAAATATTTATTACAACAAAATCGCATTAAAGCTTTATGTTTACACGAACAATATTTTTACGGTCATCGTAAAATCACTGATTTATACCAAAAAACTTTTAATGAACTCATTACCAAGAAAAAAGTTTATACTATTATGAAAGAAAACGGTATTTTTTGTCGTTTAAGAATTAAAAAAAATAAATATAATTATAAAAATAATTTAAAAGCTAAATTAAAAGTAGTAGATAATTTAATTAATCAAGATTTTATATCAATAGCCCCTTTACAAAAACTCTTTACAGATATCACTTATTTCAAAAATCCACAAGGATTTTTATATTTTTCTTGTATTATTGATTCTTTTAACAACCAAATCATCGCTTCCCACACTTCCAAATATCAAAATAAAGAATTAGTTTTAAATACAATCAAAAAATTACCTCCATTAAAAGAACCTTGTATTATTCACTCAGACCAAGGAACAGTTTATCAATCACAAAAAGTCCAACAAACTTTAACGAAAAAAGGTTTTTTAATCAGTATGTCGAGAAAAGCTACTCCACGTGATAACGCTGTAATTGAAAACTTTTTCGGCCAAATGAAAACTATCTTACAACATCAACATCCTTTTTTATTTCAAAAATTACCTGAAAAAGTTAAAAAAATAATCAATTATTTCCCTAAATTTTGGAACAATCAATGGATTTTAGCTAAATTAAATTATTCATCACCTTCTCAATATTGTCAAAATCTTATATAAATTATTTTTTAATTTATTTTAATGTTTAGCCTTGAAAAAGAGGTTACCTTTTTGCACATTTTTTTAATTAAAATAACATAATTATGTAAAAAAATAATTATAATTTCATTTTCTTACCACTTTTTTAACTTTTTTTACTTAAATATATAGTGTAAGGTAAAATATTTAAAAAAAATATCTTTTGAAACTAAAGAATTATCAAAAAAAGTTTATACACTTTTTTAAATAAAAACAATATTTCCTTAGTTTGAAAAGATATGAAATTATCTAATTATTTTTAAGTCTTAAAGAATAATTTTAGAGACAAAAGTTGTCTAAAAAAACGTAACAGTGCATGATTTCATTGCTTGCGCAACTCCAACAATAAAATCAGCAATCAACGAATTAATAAGAAAAAGCTATTCCCCTTCAATCACCCAAAAGAATCATAAATCTAATAACACTTCTTTTCAAAAAGAAAACCACACACGGCATTATCAAATTCCTAATCCTCATCAAATATATATTAAACAAGTTCATCATGAATTTTTATTAAATAAACTCAAAACCAAATTAAGCAAAAAGAAATTTAATATCATTAGATTAAGTTTTGGCATTCCTTAAGAAAAATGTTATTCATCTATTAAAATTGATTATAAAGTTTTAAAAAAATCTTTTGAATTGTTATTAAATTTGTATTATGAAAAATTAAATTATTATAATTTAATAACTTTGGATGTTTTATTAATTGAAACTAGTGATTTTA is a window encoding:
- a CDS encoding IS3 family transposase, encoding MKKIAKIIEKEIHKNKLLQTLMKKNQKTDKKTVFELVKQFNQKLNLTTILKTIRTKRSTYYYWLKVENQIKAKKEKYLLQQNRIKALCLHEQYFYGHRKITDLYQKTFNELITKKKVYTIMKENGIFCRLRIKKNKYNYKNNLKAKLKVVDNLINQDFISIAPLQKLFTDITYFKTPQGFLYFSCIIDSFNNQIIASHTSKYQNKELVLNTIKKLPPLKEPCIIHSDQGTVYQSQKVQQTLTKKGFLISMSRKATPRDNAVIENFFGQMKTILQHQHPFLFQKSTKKVKKIINYFPNFWNNQWILAKLNYLSPSQYCQNLI
- a CDS encoding replication-associated recombination protein A translates to MFKKPLAFALRPSTITDIIGQSHLINDQNGIISRMLKNNYASSLIFYGVPGIGKSSLAQVLANDLQIKYDIFNAAIDKKSKLEKIIQQALNFKKFILIIEEIHRMNKDRQDILLQYLENGHLIMFACTTENPYFVINPSIRSRVNIIKLERITTEEMLTGLNKLIVNKKLPLNILQDALLLICQLSSGDLRIAINMLELCLHLYPGEEITKKIIKKISSSANLINFKDNDEHHNLKSALQKSIRGSDVDAALHYFARLLASGDHEALIRRMLITAYEDIGLANPMIIIHVKTAIDAFRQIGLPEGRIPLGLAIIEMCLSEKSNSAYLASNKAYEDVLQGNVFNIPKHLQDTSYNSASKLGIGFDYKYPHNFPNNYVNQQYLPQEIKELIYYIPKLHSEYEKKINKIHEKFKQNI
- a CDS encoding IS3 family transposase gives rise to the protein MKKIEKIIEKEIHKNKLLQALMKKNQKTDKKTVFELVKQFNQKLNLTTILKTIRTKRSTYYYWLKVENQIKAKKEKYLLQQNRIKALCLHEQYFYGHRKITDLYQKTFNELITKKKVYTIMKENGIFCRLRIKKNKYNYKNNLKAKLKVVDNLINQDFISIAPLQKLFTDITYFKNPQGFLYFSCIIDSFNNQIIASHTSKYQNKELVLNTIKKLPPLKEPCIIHSDQGTVYQSQKVQQTLTKKGFLISMSRKATPRDNAVIENFFGQMKTILQHQHPFLFQKLPEKVKKIINYFPKFWNNQWILAKLNYSSPSQYCQNLI